In Meiothermus ruber DSM 1279, the following proteins share a genomic window:
- a CDS encoding bifunctional sugar phosphate isomerase/epimerase/4-hydroxyphenylpyruvate dioxygenase family protein — translation MRRSMATVCLSGDLRGKLEAIAAAGFEGFELFENDLLSFEGSTQEIRQMAQDLGLTIVTLQPFRDFEGLPEPQRSRAFDRAERKMDVMAELGTDLFFVCANTSPQSTGSLERIAEDLYELGERARQRGFRVGYEALAWSKHIYDYRDAWEVVRRANHPAVGLILDTFHIFSRNLELSAIAKIPKEKIFLVQIADAPLLEMGVLPWSRHFRSFPGQGQLPLDRFMQVLRETRYDGWLSLEVFNDQFRTTPPKETALDGYRSLVYLQENPLEKLPVQTGGVAFVEFAVSEEMAPTLAQFLGALGFQKRGQHRSKEVSLWQQGQINFILNSEPGSFAQAYNQVHGTSVCAVAVLVEGVEEVLQRAQTYKAPIFYGPTGPGEHQIPALRGLDGSLLYLIEAQQEMDSFWAVDFELAAPQPTPTALQRIDHLAQVMPAAQVLSWVLFYRTILGLQTSNLLEIPDPGGLIQSQAAESPDRSLRLVLNASQAGGTLAARFLNEYYGGGVQHIALATSDIFGTLERLQNNGLQLLPIPQNYYHDLEARYALEPALLERMQALNVLYDQSPEGEFFHAYTQTFDDLFFIEIVERRGAYQGYGAVNAPIRIAAQTRLYKESLRTLSTPLRFRPD, via the coding sequence ATGCGTAGATCCATGGCCACGGTTTGTTTGAGCGGCGACCTCCGGGGCAAGCTCGAGGCCATTGCCGCCGCTGGTTTTGAGGGCTTCGAGCTGTTCGAGAACGACTTGCTGAGCTTCGAGGGCTCCACCCAGGAAATCCGGCAGATGGCCCAGGATCTGGGGCTTACCATCGTAACCCTACAGCCCTTCCGCGACTTTGAAGGCCTGCCCGAACCCCAGCGCAGCCGGGCTTTCGACCGGGCCGAGCGCAAGATGGACGTGATGGCCGAGCTAGGCACCGACCTGTTCTTCGTCTGCGCCAACACCTCACCGCAAAGCACGGGGAGCCTCGAGCGCATTGCCGAAGACCTCTATGAGCTGGGCGAACGCGCCCGACAGCGGGGCTTCCGGGTCGGCTACGAGGCGCTGGCCTGGTCCAAGCACATCTACGACTACCGCGACGCCTGGGAGGTAGTGCGCCGGGCCAACCACCCCGCGGTAGGCCTGATCCTCGATACCTTCCATATCTTCTCCAGAAACCTCGAGCTTTCGGCCATCGCCAAGATCCCAAAGGAAAAGATTTTTCTGGTGCAGATCGCCGACGCCCCCCTGCTGGAGATGGGGGTGCTGCCCTGGAGCCGACACTTCCGCAGCTTCCCCGGCCAGGGCCAGCTCCCGCTGGATCGCTTCATGCAGGTGCTCAGGGAGACCCGCTACGACGGCTGGCTTTCCCTCGAGGTCTTCAACGACCAGTTTCGCACCACCCCGCCCAAGGAAACCGCCCTGGACGGCTACCGCTCGCTGGTCTACCTGCAGGAAAACCCCCTGGAAAAGCTCCCCGTGCAAACCGGCGGGGTGGCCTTCGTGGAGTTCGCCGTCAGCGAGGAGATGGCTCCCACCCTGGCCCAGTTCCTCGGGGCCCTGGGCTTCCAGAAGCGCGGCCAGCACCGCTCCAAGGAGGTGAGCCTGTGGCAGCAGGGGCAGATTAATTTCATTCTCAACAGCGAGCCGGGCAGCTTTGCCCAGGCCTACAACCAGGTGCATGGCACCTCGGTCTGCGCGGTGGCGGTTCTGGTCGAGGGGGTGGAGGAGGTGTTGCAACGGGCCCAGACCTACAAGGCCCCCATCTTCTACGGCCCAACCGGCCCCGGTGAGCACCAGATCCCGGCCCTGCGCGGTCTGGATGGAAGCCTGCTGTACCTGATTGAAGCCCAGCAGGAGATGGACAGCTTCTGGGCAGTGGATTTCGAGCTGGCCGCACCCCAGCCCACACCCACCGCTCTACAGCGCATTGACCATCTGGCCCAGGTGATGCCGGCAGCCCAGGTGCTTTCCTGGGTTCTGTTCTACCGCACCATCCTGGGCCTGCAAACCTCCAACCTGCTGGAGATTCCCGACCCCGGCGGCCTCATTCAAAGCCAGGCCGCCGAAAGCCCCGACCGCTCGCTGCGCCTGGTGCTCAACGCCTCCCAGGCCGGCGGCACCCTGGCCGCGCGCTTCTTGAACGAGTACTACGGCGGCGGGGTGCAGCACATCGCTCTGGCTACCTCCGACATCTTTGGCACCCTCGAGCGCCTACAGAACAACGGCCTCCAGCTCCTCCCCATCCCTCAGAACTACTACCACGACCTCGAGGCCCGCTACGCGCTGGAGCCCGCCCTTCTAGAGCGCATGCAGGCCCTCAACGTGCTGTACGACCAGAGCCCGGAGGGTGAGTTCTTCCACGCCTACACCCAGACCTTCGACGATCTCTTTTTTATCGAAATTGTCGAACGCCGGGGTGCGTACCAGGGCTACGGCGCGGTCAACGCCCCCATCCGCATCGCCGCTCAGACCCGGTTGTACAAGGAGTCCCTGCGCACCCTGTCCACTCCCCTACGGTTCCGGCCCGATTAG